The following are from one region of the Oncorhynchus masou masou isolate Uvic2021 chromosome 24, UVic_Omas_1.1, whole genome shotgun sequence genome:
- the LOC135512259 gene encoding polyribonucleotide nucleotidyltransferase 1, mitochondrial-like isoform X1, which translates to MCNVSVYLNMRHLLRLGPSLARLNVRLCHQSVWNSHGTIRKVGVDFGGKKLEISTGKLARFADGSAVVQLGDTTVMVTAVSKTKPSPSQFMPLVVDYRQKAAAAGRIPTNHLRRELGTTENEILTSRLIDRAIRPLFPAGYFYDTQVLCNLLAVDGVNDPDVLAINGASAALSLSDIPWNGPIGAVRIGLVNGEFLVNPTRKEMASSTINLIVAGAPLSQVVMIEASAENVLQQDFCHAVKVGVKHTQQIILAIQQMAREAKVSKRTPPKIFSAPLEMIELARQLASEKVYAVFTDFTHDKISRDDAINKVRLETEEQIKDKYPQAEPYEVMESFNVVSKEVFRNLVLNEYRRCDGRDLTSLRNISCEADIFKPLHGSALFQRGQTQVLCSVTFDSLESSIKTDIITTALSGVKDKNFMLHYEFPPYATNEIGKMSGMNRRELGHGALAEKSLRPVIPKDFPFTIRVTSEVLESNGSSSMASACGGSLALMDAGVPISSAVAGVAIGLISKANPEKPSEIQDYRILTDILGIEDYLGDMDFKLAGTNKGINALQADVKIPGLPLKLVMEAIQQATVAKREILGIMNKTIAKPRDKRKENGPVVENVRVPVSRRARFVGPGGYNLRRLQAQTGVTISQVDEETFSVFAPTPGAMNEAQEFITEICKDDQEQLLEFGAVYTATIMEIRDIGVMVKLYPNMSAVLLHNSQLDHKRIKHPSALGLEVGQQIQVKYFGRDPTDGRMRLSRKVLQSPAATVVKTLSEKQSISMGTGNGQVTSTSS; encoded by the exons ATGTGTAATGTTAGCGTTTACTTGAATATGAGACATTTACTGAGACTTGGGCCCTCGTTGGCTCGACTAAATGTGCGGTTGTGCCACCAAAGCGTCTGGAACAGTCATGGAACGATACGAAAAGTGGGAGTGGACTTCGGAGGGAA AAAACTTGAGATCTCAACAGGGAAACTTGCCAGATTTGCAGATGGGTCGGCTGTTGTGCAG CTTGGGGATACAACAGTGATGGTGACAGCTGTCAGTAAAACAAAACCGTCCCCCTCCCAATTTATGCCTCTAGTG GTGGACTACAGGCAAAAAGCAGCTGCTGCTGGTAGAATCCCCACTAACCACCTGCGGCGGGAGTTGGGCACCACTGAAAATGAGATTCTGACTAGTAGGCTAATAG ACAGGGCAATCAGACCgctatttccagctggttatttcTATGACACTCAG GTCCTGTGTAATCTGTTGGCAGTTGATGGTGTTAATGATCCAGATGTACTGGCCATtaatggag cctctgctGCTCTATCCCTGTCTGACATTCCTTGGAATGGGCCCATTG GTGCAGTGCGCATTGGCCTGGTGAATGGAGAGTTTCTGGTGAACCCAACACGAAAGGAAATGGCTTCCAGCACTATCAACCTGATAGTGGCAGGAGCACCGCTCAGCCAAGTGG TGATGATAGAGGCTTCTGCTGAGAATGTGTTGCAGCAGGACTTCTGTCATGCAGTCAAGGTTGGTGTGAAGCACACACAGCAGATCATACTGGCAATTCAGCAGATGGCCAGAGAAGCAAAGGTGTCCAAGCGCACTCCTCCCAAAATATTTTCTGCTCCCCTGGAAATGATTGAGCTTGCGCGACA GTTAGCCTCTGAAAAGGTCTATGCTGTTTTCACAGACTTCACTCATGACAAA ATTTCCAGAGATGATGCCATTAATAAAGTAAGGCTTGAAACAGAGGAACAAATAAAAG ATAAATATCCTCAAGCAGAACCTTACGAGGTGATGGAGTCCTTCAACGTTGTATCAAAAGAGGTTTTCCGCAATCTGGTTTTGAATGAGTACAGGAG GTGTGATGGAAGAGACTTGACTTCATTGAGAAATATTTCCTGTGAGGCGGACATCTTTAAGCCCCTTCATGGGTCTGCACTTTTCCAGAGGGGACAGACACAG GTTCTGTGCTCTGTAACATTTGACTCCTTGGAGTCTAGTATTAAAACAGACATCATTACTACTGCGTTAAG CGGAGTCAAAGACAAGAATTTCATGCTTCACTATGAG TTTCCACCTTATGCAACCAATGAAATTGGAAAGATGAGTGGAATGAACAGAAGAGAGCTTGGTCATG GGGCACTGGCTGAGAAGTCTTTGAGACCTGTCATTCCCAAAGACTTCCCCTTCACAATTAGAGTTACCTCTGAGGTTCTGGAGTCTAATG GGTCCTCGTCTATGGCATCAGCATGTGGAGGCAGTCTGGCTTTGATGGATGCTG GTGTTCCTATTTCATCAGCTGTGGCAGGTGTCGCTATTGGCCTCATATCCAAGGCAAACCCAGAGAAGCCATCAGAAATCCAAGATTACCGAATATTGACTGATATTCTG GGAATAGAGGATTACCTAGGAGACATGGACTTCAAACTGGCAGGAACAAACAAGGGTATCAATGCCTTACAG GCTGATGTGAAGATTCCAGGCTTACCTCTGAAACTTGTAATGGAGGCTATTCAGCAAGCCACAG TTGCCAAGAGGGAGATTTTGGGCATCATGAACAAGACCATTGCCAAGCCAAGGGATAAAAGAAAGGAGAATGGCCCAGTTGTCG AAAATGTCAGAGTCCCTGTCTCCAGACGAGCACGCTTTGTCGGACCAGGGGGATATAACCTCCGCAGACTACAAGCTCAAACAG GTGTGACGATAAGCCAGGTGGACGAGGAGACCTTCTCTGTGTTTGCACCTACTCCAGGTGCAATGAATGAAGCCCAGGAATTCATCACAGAAATCTGCAAGGATGAT CAAGAGCAGCTGCTGGAGTTTGGTGCTGTTTACACTGCCACCATCATGGAAATAAG GGACATTGGTGTCATGGTGAAGCTATATCCCAACATGAGTGCTGTTCTGCTCCATAACTCTCAGCTGGACCACAAACGG ATAAAACACCCAAGTGCTCTTGGATTAGAGGTTGGACAGCAGATTCAG GTTAAATACTTTGGGCGAGACCCAACAGATGGTAGAATGAGGCTTTCGAGGAAGGTGTTACAATCTCCAGCAGCAACAGTTGTTAAGACACTGAGTGAGAAACAGAGCATCTCCATGGGCACAGGGAATGGCCAAGTGACCAGCACCTCCTCTTGA
- the LOC135512259 gene encoding polyribonucleotide nucleotidyltransferase 1, mitochondrial-like isoform X2 has translation MVTAVSKTKPSPSQFMPLVVDYRQKAAAAGRIPTNHLRRELGTTENEILTSRLIDRAIRPLFPAGYFYDTQVLCNLLAVDGVNDPDVLAINGASAALSLSDIPWNGPIGAVRIGLVNGEFLVNPTRKEMASSTINLIVAGAPLSQVVMIEASAENVLQQDFCHAVKVGVKHTQQIILAIQQMAREAKVSKRTPPKIFSAPLEMIELARQLASEKVYAVFTDFTHDKISRDDAINKVRLETEEQIKDKYPQAEPYEVMESFNVVSKEVFRNLVLNEYRRCDGRDLTSLRNISCEADIFKPLHGSALFQRGQTQVLCSVTFDSLESSIKTDIITTALSGVKDKNFMLHYEFPPYATNEIGKMSGMNRRELGHGALAEKSLRPVIPKDFPFTIRVTSEVLESNGSSSMASACGGSLALMDAGVPISSAVAGVAIGLISKANPEKPSEIQDYRILTDILGIEDYLGDMDFKLAGTNKGINALQADVKIPGLPLKLVMEAIQQATVAKREILGIMNKTIAKPRDKRKENGPVVENVRVPVSRRARFVGPGGYNLRRLQAQTGVTISQVDEETFSVFAPTPGAMNEAQEFITEICKDDQEQLLEFGAVYTATIMEIRDIGVMVKLYPNMSAVLLHNSQLDHKRIKHPSALGLEVGQQIQVKYFGRDPTDGRMRLSRKVLQSPAATVVKTLSEKQSISMGTGNGQVTSTSS, from the exons ATGGTGACAGCTGTCAGTAAAACAAAACCGTCCCCCTCCCAATTTATGCCTCTAGTG GTGGACTACAGGCAAAAAGCAGCTGCTGCTGGTAGAATCCCCACTAACCACCTGCGGCGGGAGTTGGGCACCACTGAAAATGAGATTCTGACTAGTAGGCTAATAG ACAGGGCAATCAGACCgctatttccagctggttatttcTATGACACTCAG GTCCTGTGTAATCTGTTGGCAGTTGATGGTGTTAATGATCCAGATGTACTGGCCATtaatggag cctctgctGCTCTATCCCTGTCTGACATTCCTTGGAATGGGCCCATTG GTGCAGTGCGCATTGGCCTGGTGAATGGAGAGTTTCTGGTGAACCCAACACGAAAGGAAATGGCTTCCAGCACTATCAACCTGATAGTGGCAGGAGCACCGCTCAGCCAAGTGG TGATGATAGAGGCTTCTGCTGAGAATGTGTTGCAGCAGGACTTCTGTCATGCAGTCAAGGTTGGTGTGAAGCACACACAGCAGATCATACTGGCAATTCAGCAGATGGCCAGAGAAGCAAAGGTGTCCAAGCGCACTCCTCCCAAAATATTTTCTGCTCCCCTGGAAATGATTGAGCTTGCGCGACA GTTAGCCTCTGAAAAGGTCTATGCTGTTTTCACAGACTTCACTCATGACAAA ATTTCCAGAGATGATGCCATTAATAAAGTAAGGCTTGAAACAGAGGAACAAATAAAAG ATAAATATCCTCAAGCAGAACCTTACGAGGTGATGGAGTCCTTCAACGTTGTATCAAAAGAGGTTTTCCGCAATCTGGTTTTGAATGAGTACAGGAG GTGTGATGGAAGAGACTTGACTTCATTGAGAAATATTTCCTGTGAGGCGGACATCTTTAAGCCCCTTCATGGGTCTGCACTTTTCCAGAGGGGACAGACACAG GTTCTGTGCTCTGTAACATTTGACTCCTTGGAGTCTAGTATTAAAACAGACATCATTACTACTGCGTTAAG CGGAGTCAAAGACAAGAATTTCATGCTTCACTATGAG TTTCCACCTTATGCAACCAATGAAATTGGAAAGATGAGTGGAATGAACAGAAGAGAGCTTGGTCATG GGGCACTGGCTGAGAAGTCTTTGAGACCTGTCATTCCCAAAGACTTCCCCTTCACAATTAGAGTTACCTCTGAGGTTCTGGAGTCTAATG GGTCCTCGTCTATGGCATCAGCATGTGGAGGCAGTCTGGCTTTGATGGATGCTG GTGTTCCTATTTCATCAGCTGTGGCAGGTGTCGCTATTGGCCTCATATCCAAGGCAAACCCAGAGAAGCCATCAGAAATCCAAGATTACCGAATATTGACTGATATTCTG GGAATAGAGGATTACCTAGGAGACATGGACTTCAAACTGGCAGGAACAAACAAGGGTATCAATGCCTTACAG GCTGATGTGAAGATTCCAGGCTTACCTCTGAAACTTGTAATGGAGGCTATTCAGCAAGCCACAG TTGCCAAGAGGGAGATTTTGGGCATCATGAACAAGACCATTGCCAAGCCAAGGGATAAAAGAAAGGAGAATGGCCCAGTTGTCG AAAATGTCAGAGTCCCTGTCTCCAGACGAGCACGCTTTGTCGGACCAGGGGGATATAACCTCCGCAGACTACAAGCTCAAACAG GTGTGACGATAAGCCAGGTGGACGAGGAGACCTTCTCTGTGTTTGCACCTACTCCAGGTGCAATGAATGAAGCCCAGGAATTCATCACAGAAATCTGCAAGGATGAT CAAGAGCAGCTGCTGGAGTTTGGTGCTGTTTACACTGCCACCATCATGGAAATAAG GGACATTGGTGTCATGGTGAAGCTATATCCCAACATGAGTGCTGTTCTGCTCCATAACTCTCAGCTGGACCACAAACGG ATAAAACACCCAAGTGCTCTTGGATTAGAGGTTGGACAGCAGATTCAG GTTAAATACTTTGGGCGAGACCCAACAGATGGTAGAATGAGGCTTTCGAGGAAGGTGTTACAATCTCCAGCAGCAACAGTTGTTAAGACACTGAGTGAGAAACAGAGCATCTCCATGGGCACAGGGAATGGCCAAGTGACCAGCACCTCCTCTTGA